One region of Paenibacillus polymyxa M1 genomic DNA includes:
- a CDS encoding glycoside hydrolase family 3 N-terminal domain-containing protein codes for MEQHLNSYLQNMTLEEKVDQLLQLVGGFFEEAGTEGQITGPMASLGITEQTVHNVGSVLGLAGAQEAIRVQQAHLSKNRLGIPLLIMADIVHGFKTIFPIPLAIGCSWDMELAEESATIAAREAAVSGVHVTFAPMVDLVRDPRWGRVMESTGEDPYLNSQFARAFVRGFQGKDLTNDTERVAACVKHFAAYGAGEGGRDYNTVDVSAWQLREYYLPSYKAALDEGCEMVMTSFNTVEGVAASGNKRLMRDLLRDEWGFDGVLISDWAAIKELIPHGIAEDEREAAKKALLAGVDIEMMTSCYNGHLPELIRSGQLDEALVDEAVMRILKLKQKLGLFENPLRGADPEREREVVFCEAHRAVAKELAIKSCVLLKNDSVLPLNRNQRIALIGPFAESGDILGSWSWSGSQEEAIRVVDGFHSKISSSLLTVAAGCSVDDITEEQYAEALHAASQAEVIVLALGERSDMSGEAGSRSNIRLPQAQLELVKRLKTLNKPMVAVLFNGRPLDLHGVIEEADAVLEAWFPGGEGGAAIADLLYGDAEPTGRLTMSFPQSVGQVPVYYNHFNTGRPQLDPNTTERYVSQYLDIPNEPLFPFGYGLSYTDVAYDSLQLSGDTLIPGQELTVRVQVTNTGTRPVEETVQFYVRDISGDTVRPMKELKDFCKVLLAPGESQEVEFTVTEPQLRYHHADLSFDSDSGEFAVFTGPNSRDTTEGRFRLVKETGK; via the coding sequence ATGGAACAACACCTGAATTCCTATCTACAAAACATGACGCTTGAAGAAAAAGTTGACCAACTGCTACAGCTTGTGGGTGGCTTTTTTGAAGAAGCGGGTACAGAGGGCCAAATTACGGGTCCTATGGCTTCTCTCGGCATTACCGAGCAAACGGTTCACAATGTTGGTTCCGTGCTCGGCCTTGCAGGAGCTCAGGAAGCGATTCGTGTTCAGCAGGCTCATTTGAGTAAAAATCGTCTGGGTATTCCGCTTTTAATTATGGCAGATATTGTACACGGCTTCAAAACGATTTTCCCGATCCCGCTGGCTATTGGTTGCTCATGGGATATGGAACTTGCAGAAGAGAGCGCTACTATCGCTGCCCGGGAAGCAGCCGTATCTGGTGTTCACGTCACATTCGCTCCTATGGTCGATCTGGTACGTGACCCCCGCTGGGGTCGTGTAATGGAATCCACTGGGGAAGACCCTTATCTCAACAGTCAATTTGCCCGTGCGTTTGTGCGCGGATTTCAGGGTAAAGATCTGACGAATGATACCGAGCGGGTAGCCGCATGCGTGAAGCACTTTGCTGCCTATGGAGCCGGTGAAGGCGGACGAGATTACAATACCGTAGATGTATCCGCATGGCAGCTGCGAGAGTATTATCTCCCCTCCTACAAAGCTGCTTTAGATGAAGGCTGCGAAATGGTGATGACGTCCTTCAATACCGTAGAAGGCGTAGCGGCATCGGGCAATAAGCGCCTGATGCGTGATCTGCTTCGTGATGAATGGGGATTTGACGGTGTACTCATTTCGGATTGGGCCGCGATCAAAGAGCTTATTCCTCATGGCATCGCCGAAGATGAGCGGGAGGCAGCAAAGAAAGCATTACTGGCAGGCGTAGATATTGAAATGATGACCTCCTGCTATAATGGACACCTGCCTGAGCTGATTCGCAGCGGACAGCTGGATGAAGCACTCGTTGATGAAGCAGTGATGCGTATATTGAAGCTCAAGCAAAAGCTGGGCTTGTTCGAGAATCCGCTACGCGGCGCAGACCCTGAGCGTGAACGTGAAGTTGTGTTCTGCGAAGCCCATCGTGCGGTTGCCAAAGAACTAGCCATTAAATCATGCGTGCTGCTCAAAAATGATTCCGTGCTTCCATTGAATCGCAATCAACGTATTGCATTGATCGGACCTTTTGCAGAGAGCGGCGATATTTTGGGTTCTTGGTCGTGGAGCGGTTCACAAGAGGAAGCCATTCGTGTTGTCGACGGGTTCCATTCGAAAATATCCTCCTCGCTGCTCACCGTAGCGGCAGGATGCTCTGTAGACGACATAACAGAGGAGCAATATGCAGAAGCTCTGCATGCTGCCAGTCAAGCAGAGGTCATCGTATTAGCGCTTGGTGAGCGCTCGGATATGAGTGGTGAAGCAGGCAGCCGTTCGAATATTCGCCTGCCACAGGCCCAATTGGAATTGGTGAAGCGCCTGAAGACACTGAATAAGCCAATGGTAGCCGTACTGTTTAATGGTCGTCCATTGGATCTGCACGGTGTCATCGAAGAAGCAGACGCTGTACTGGAAGCCTGGTTCCCTGGTGGCGAAGGCGGCGCAGCAATTGCCGATTTGTTATACGGTGATGCCGAACCTACGGGTCGTCTGACGATGTCCTTCCCGCAATCGGTCGGGCAGGTGCCTGTGTATTACAATCATTTTAATACAGGACGTCCACAGTTAGATCCGAACACGACAGAACGCTATGTGTCCCAGTATCTAGATATACCGAACGAACCTTTATTCCCGTTCGGCTATGGCCTGAGCTACACCGATGTAGCCTATGACAGCTTACAGCTTTCCGGCGATACCCTTATTCCCGGTCAAGAACTGACTGTTAGAGTACAGGTAACGAACACAGGAACACGTCCAGTCGAGGAAACGGTTCAGTTCTATGTCCGTGATATCAGCGGTGATACGGTTCGTCCAATGAAAGAACTGAAAGATTTCTGCAAAGTCCTGCTTGCCCCAGGCGAAAGCCAGGAAGTGGAATTTACAGTGACCGAGCCTCAGCTGCGCTATCATCATGCAGATTTGAGCTTCGACAGTGACAGCGGTGAATTTGCCGTCTTTACAGGACCTAACAGCCGAGATACTACAGAAGGCCGTTTTCGGTTAGTAAAAGAAACAGGAAAGTGA
- a CDS encoding extracellular solute-binding protein, which produces MMKRTLGIILASTLLLGGALAGCSSKDDSSGKDANGKTTITMWGMGAEGKLLPEIVKDFEKENPDIHVDVQALPWDNAHDKLLTAVASKSGPDVVQLGTSWVPELASAGALTDITPYISKYPELEAKNFFEGAVGTAQFEGKPVAVPWYTETRVLFYRSDLLKQVGYNEAPKTWEELSDAAQKLAARGKGKYGISFSAKEQSMGFMFALQNGSKLVDEQGNPLFNQPPFVDAVKYVNTFFQNGSNAVDIGIDSVQGLQGEGIVPMFISGPFMIKEIKSKAPELEGKWNIAELPGKVNNLSVLGGANLSIMKFSKHPEESAKFLAYMSKPETQLKWMDLSSNLPATTKSWEDAKLKSDPMLRTIRKQLDHSAALPQLAAWEEVSQQFIKSFERIYRGHADVQKEMDDFNQQAASIMKK; this is translated from the coding sequence ATGATGAAAAGAACATTGGGGATCATTTTGGCAAGCACCTTATTACTGGGGGGGGCGTTGGCAGGCTGTTCATCCAAGGATGATTCGTCAGGCAAAGATGCAAATGGCAAGACGACCATCACCATGTGGGGCATGGGAGCGGAAGGAAAGCTGCTGCCTGAAATTGTAAAAGATTTTGAGAAAGAAAATCCGGATATTCACGTTGATGTACAGGCGTTGCCTTGGGATAACGCTCACGATAAGCTGCTGACAGCAGTTGCTTCAAAATCCGGGCCGGACGTGGTTCAGTTAGGTACATCATGGGTTCCCGAACTTGCGTCTGCGGGTGCACTAACAGACATCACACCTTATATCAGCAAATACCCTGAGCTTGAAGCGAAAAATTTCTTCGAGGGCGCTGTGGGTACGGCCCAATTTGAAGGTAAGCCAGTCGCTGTACCTTGGTACACTGAAACGAGAGTCTTATTCTATCGTTCGGACCTACTGAAACAAGTCGGATATAATGAAGCACCTAAAACGTGGGAGGAACTTTCCGATGCTGCTCAAAAGCTAGCGGCTCGGGGTAAAGGCAAATATGGTATCTCCTTTAGTGCAAAGGAGCAGTCCATGGGCTTTATGTTTGCTCTCCAGAACGGTTCCAAATTGGTTGACGAGCAGGGCAATCCGCTGTTCAACCAACCACCGTTTGTAGATGCTGTGAAGTATGTGAATACCTTTTTCCAAAATGGCTCTAACGCAGTGGATATTGGAATTGATTCCGTTCAAGGTTTGCAAGGCGAGGGTATCGTTCCAATGTTTATCAGCGGTCCTTTCATGATTAAAGAAATCAAGAGCAAGGCACCAGAATTGGAAGGTAAGTGGAATATAGCGGAGCTTCCTGGCAAAGTAAACAACCTGTCCGTTTTGGGTGGAGCCAACCTTTCAATTATGAAATTCAGCAAGCACCCAGAGGAGTCGGCCAAATTCCTGGCTTACATGAGCAAACCAGAAACACAGCTGAAATGGATGGATCTGTCCAGTAACTTGCCTGCGACTACTAAATCGTGGGAAGATGCCAAACTGAAGAGTGATCCGATGCTTCGGACGATTCGCAAACAGTTGGATCATTCCGCAGCATTGCCGCAACTGGCCGCATGGGAAGAGGTTTCTCAACAATTCATCAAGAGCTTCGAACGTATTTACCGCGGTCATGCCGATGTACAGAAGGAAATGGATGACTTTAATCAGCAGGCTGCAAGTATAATGAAAAAATAA
- a CDS encoding GH36-type glycosyl hydrolase domain-containing protein, with protein sequence MNTSLDQNILLRAGDLSFTFLSSGDVYKIAHGSTMINQLLTNSVDGSLNNLYLRLYRPSGVSITPLLGVRSPGVIRQTDQQIIWEGFTAGVGYQVTFTLSRLGVWFWDVTLQGDDVEADIVYGQDIGIADTAAVRSNEAYLSQYIDHTVYHDEQRGYTVCSRQNQPQSQAFPYIQQGSLTRTVGYSTDGFQFFGLSYKETNEPEALRRDSLANEVYQYEFAYTALQSERVKLAGEARFTFYGLFQPSHPAAVTKLEYQDLVTKARDEVVGVLADASATIIPARIASDFQAERVATAQTIGEPLRTLDLTDAEVDQLFPKRQEEERDGDELLSFFTDSYEHVVLKSKELRVERPHGHILMGGHYSGGKEETITTTSYMYGVFNSQLVIGNTNFNKMITNVRNALNIPKTSGQRIYVGIQGKYRLLTMPSLFEIGFNYVRWYYKTADDTFIITNHTNADSPEVRLHMRSASGKAYPFLITQQMCMHVNEYELPFHMEREGDDLLFRADSASLSAEAYPDLLYRMHVAGASLQQVSDAQALLQGGASPDASLVVLELGDSSEWTCTVQGWLHGRSTGKDRAHKELHASFEDERERYREYFAELMNGFHLTLGQQETSELFRVNAVAWWYTHNMLVHYSVPHGLEQYGGAAWGTRDVCQGPVEYFSAVQKFDEVRSILLTVFSHQYEDSGNWPQWFMFDNYTHVQQEESHGDIIVWPLKVLGDYLTATRDYSILGENVPYTHRHTFDYTKQTATLMEHALKEIEYIRENFLHDTYLSAYGDGDWDDTLQPANAQLKQYMASSWTVALTYQVVRNFAAALEQAPADVVSEADKIAQDLHQMANGIRKDFNRYMLESGIIPGFVYMEEPGQPKLMLHPSDTETGIHYRLLPMTRSMISQLLTPEQALAHEQLIREQFLCPDGVRLMNRPAQYDGGVSSHFKRAEQAANFGREVGLQYVHAHIRFVEAMAKLGRKDDAWHSLKLINPVGIRATVPNAEWRQSNAYFSSSDGKFNTRYEAQERFGELREGAVPVKGGWRIYSSGPGIYMNQLISNVLGIRQSGEDLILDPVLPDDLDGLEFKFSFAGKPITFVYRMLQEHTSGEQGRTVLNGAPLESEPADDNRYRSGALRIKRETFEQALAEHDGVHCLEIIL encoded by the coding sequence ATGAATACAAGTCTAGATCAAAATATTTTGCTGCGAGCCGGAGACCTGTCTTTTACCTTCTTAAGCAGCGGTGATGTGTACAAGATCGCTCACGGCTCAACGATGATCAACCAGCTGTTGACCAATTCAGTCGATGGTTCCTTGAATAATCTGTACCTGAGACTGTATCGTCCTTCTGGCGTAAGCATCACTCCACTGCTTGGAGTTCGTTCGCCCGGCGTAATCAGACAAACGGATCAGCAGATTATTTGGGAAGGCTTCACCGCCGGTGTAGGCTATCAGGTGACCTTCACACTAAGCCGCCTGGGAGTATGGTTCTGGGATGTAACCCTACAGGGCGATGACGTTGAAGCAGATATTGTGTACGGTCAGGATATCGGTATTGCCGATACCGCTGCTGTGCGCAGTAATGAAGCTTATTTGTCTCAATATATTGACCATACTGTCTATCATGATGAACAAAGAGGCTATACCGTTTGCTCACGTCAGAATCAGCCGCAAAGCCAGGCATTCCCTTACATTCAACAAGGCTCGTTAACTCGTACTGTCGGATACTCGACTGACGGATTTCAGTTCTTTGGACTTTCTTACAAGGAAACGAATGAGCCGGAAGCACTGCGCCGCGACTCGCTCGCCAATGAAGTGTATCAATACGAATTCGCTTATACAGCGCTGCAATCTGAGCGGGTAAAACTCGCCGGGGAAGCACGCTTTACGTTTTACGGTCTGTTCCAGCCGAGCCATCCGGCTGCAGTGACGAAGCTGGAGTATCAGGACCTGGTAACCAAAGCACGCGATGAAGTAGTTGGCGTTCTAGCGGACGCTTCCGCGACCATCATACCAGCGCGCATCGCAAGTGACTTCCAGGCAGAACGTGTAGCTACAGCGCAAACCATCGGTGAACCGCTGCGCACGCTGGACTTGACCGATGCCGAAGTGGATCAGCTTTTCCCGAAACGCCAGGAAGAAGAACGGGATGGCGATGAACTACTTTCCTTTTTTACGGATAGCTATGAGCATGTTGTACTCAAATCCAAAGAGCTTCGTGTAGAGCGTCCTCACGGGCACATTTTAATGGGTGGGCATTACTCTGGAGGTAAGGAAGAAACCATTACAACCACCTCCTATATGTACGGGGTATTCAATTCCCAACTCGTGATCGGTAATACCAATTTCAACAAAATGATCACCAACGTGCGTAATGCGCTCAACATTCCCAAGACATCCGGTCAACGTATCTACGTCGGAATTCAAGGAAAATACCGCCTGCTCACCATGCCCTCCCTGTTCGAGATTGGCTTTAATTATGTGCGCTGGTATTACAAAACGGCTGACGATACATTCATTATTACAAATCATACGAATGCCGATAGCCCAGAAGTGCGACTTCACATGCGTTCGGCAAGTGGTAAAGCTTACCCATTTCTGATCACTCAGCAAATGTGTATGCATGTGAACGAATATGAGCTTCCGTTTCATATGGAACGCGAAGGTGACGACCTGCTCTTTAGAGCTGATTCCGCCTCCCTAAGCGCCGAGGCTTATCCGGACCTTTTGTACCGCATGCACGTAGCAGGCGCTTCGTTACAGCAGGTGAGTGATGCTCAAGCACTGCTACAGGGTGGAGCCTCTCCTGATGCGTCACTGGTCGTTTTGGAACTGGGCGACAGCAGCGAATGGACCTGCACTGTACAGGGCTGGCTGCATGGCCGTTCGACCGGGAAGGACCGAGCACATAAAGAGCTTCACGCCTCCTTTGAAGATGAGCGTGAGCGCTACCGGGAATATTTTGCCGAGCTTATGAATGGCTTCCATCTGACGCTTGGCCAACAGGAAACCAGCGAGCTATTCCGTGTGAACGCAGTGGCTTGGTGGTACACCCACAATATGCTCGTCCACTACTCTGTGCCTCACGGTCTGGAGCAATACGGCGGAGCAGCCTGGGGAACACGCGATGTATGTCAGGGGCCTGTGGAATATTTTTCGGCGGTGCAAAAGTTTGATGAGGTTCGTTCCATTTTGTTAACTGTATTCAGCCATCAGTATGAAGACAGCGGAAACTGGCCGCAATGGTTTATGTTTGACAACTATACTCACGTGCAGCAAGAAGAAAGCCATGGGGATATTATCGTTTGGCCACTCAAGGTACTGGGCGATTATTTGACCGCTACCCGTGATTACAGTATTCTGGGAGAAAATGTGCCTTACACTCATCGGCATACTTTCGATTATACCAAGCAGACTGCGACCCTTATGGAACATGCCCTGAAGGAAATCGAATATATTCGGGAAAATTTCCTGCATGACACGTACTTATCGGCTTATGGCGATGGCGATTGGGACGACACGCTCCAGCCAGCCAATGCGCAGCTGAAGCAATACATGGCGAGCAGCTGGACGGTTGCCCTCACCTACCAAGTGGTTCGTAACTTTGCTGCTGCGTTGGAGCAAGCTCCTGCAGATGTAGTAAGCGAAGCTGATAAGATCGCACAAGATCTACATCAGATGGCGAACGGCATCCGTAAAGACTTCAATCGCTACATGCTGGAGAGTGGAATTATTCCAGGCTTCGTATATATGGAAGAGCCCGGTCAACCCAAGCTGATGCTCCATCCGTCCGACACCGAGACGGGAATCCACTACCGCTTGCTGCCGATGACACGCAGCATGATTAGCCAGTTGCTCACGCCTGAGCAAGCATTGGCTCACGAGCAGCTCATCCGCGAGCAGTTTCTCTGCCCGGATGGTGTGCGTCTGATGAACCGCCCTGCACAATATGACGGCGGTGTGAGTTCGCACTTCAAGCGCGCAGAGCAAGCGGCCAACTTCGGACGTGAAGTCGGGCTGCAATATGTGCATGCTCATATCCGCTTTGTGGAAGCTATGGCCAAATTAGGACGCAAGGATGACGCTTGGCATAGCCTGAAGCTCATCAATCCGGTCGGCATCCGTGCGACCGTACCGAATGCCGAATGGCGCCAAAGCAACGCGTATTTCAGCAGCTCGGACGGTAAATTTAACACCCGCTATGAAGCACAGGAACGTTTTGGTGAACTGCGGGAAGGAGCCGTGCCCGTCAAGGGTGGCTGGAGAATCTATTCCAGCGGTCCGGGAATCTACATGAATCAGCTCATATCGAATGTCCTTGGTATTCGTCAGTCAGGCGAGGACCTAATCCTGGACCCTGTGCTGCCAGACGATCTCGACGGATTGGAATTTAAATTTTCCTTTGCAGGGAAGCCAATCACCTTCGTCTACCGCATGCTGCAAGAGCATACGAGCGGTGAGCAAGGCCGTACAGTATTGAACGGTGCCCCTCTGGAAAGCGAGCCAGCCGATGATAATCGCTACCGTTCCGGTGCCCTGCGCATCAAACGCGAGACTTTCGAGCAGGCG